In one Cellulomonas sp. JZ18 genomic region, the following are encoded:
- a CDS encoding ATP/GTP-binding protein — protein sequence MAFPPSDAAVAAPAGTAGAVAPTVVKIVVAGGFAVGKTTFIGSISDIEPLNTEAAMTEHSVGVDDAGGVSDRKTTTTVAMDFGRIALPGQLWLYLFGTPGQDRFLFMWDDLVRGAIGAVVLVDTDRLDQCFPAVDYFESRGIPFVVGVNCFDGIAKHQLEDVREALAIPAHVPVLYTDARSRAATKQALIALVQLAMERLRSR from the coding sequence ATGGCATTTCCGCCCTCTGACGCCGCCGTCGCCGCTCCGGCGGGGACCGCGGGCGCCGTTGCCCCCACCGTCGTCAAGATCGTCGTCGCCGGCGGGTTCGCCGTCGGCAAGACGACGTTCATCGGTTCCATCTCCGACATCGAGCCCCTCAACACCGAGGCCGCGATGACGGAGCACTCGGTCGGCGTCGACGACGCCGGCGGCGTGAGCGACCGCAAGACGACCACGACCGTCGCCATGGACTTCGGCCGCATCGCGCTGCCGGGCCAGCTGTGGCTGTACCTGTTCGGCACGCCGGGCCAGGACCGCTTCCTCTTCATGTGGGACGACCTGGTCCGCGGCGCCATCGGTGCCGTCGTGCTCGTCGACACCGACCGCCTCGACCAGTGCTTCCCGGCCGTCGACTACTTCGAGAGCCGCGGCATCCCGTTCGTCGTCGGCGTGAACTGCTTCGACGGCATCGCGAAGCACCAGCTCGAGGACGTGCGCGAGGCCCTGGCGATCCCCGCCCACGTGCCGGTGCTGTACACCGACGCGCGGTCGCGCGCCGCGACCAAGCAGGCGCTGATCGCGCTCGTGCAGCTCGCCATGGAGCGTCTGCGCTCCCGCTGA
- a CDS encoding NUDIX domain-containing protein, protein MQTRVAAYVVVLDETAEGQRVLLAHWTAGRRWTLPGGGVDPGEDPADAAVREAREETGYDVVLDGLLGVDSHVVRAADRADGGSVDAHGVCLVYRAHVVGGALAAEVDGSTDAAAWVPLADVDALERVPLVDVARRMAGLPLPHPPVPVRDPADPAPLDRVAAAAMWADYVAAHPGVAGDEYVVDRFGDSAALSDALLEVVLAGRKRATADLVAEFAARGEPLPRIGSHWVVCDGAGRPRLVLRSTDLRIATFGAVDERFAYDEGEDDRTLDSWRREHRRYWQRTCAARGAVWSEDDEIVLERFAVVWPPEHADG, encoded by the coding sequence GTGCAGACACGGGTGGCGGCGTACGTGGTGGTCCTCGACGAGACCGCCGAGGGGCAGCGGGTGCTGCTCGCGCACTGGACGGCCGGGCGCCGGTGGACGCTCCCCGGGGGTGGCGTCGACCCCGGGGAGGACCCCGCCGACGCGGCCGTGCGCGAGGCCCGGGAGGAGACCGGGTACGACGTCGTGCTCGACGGGCTCCTGGGGGTCGACTCGCACGTGGTGCGCGCGGCGGACCGGGCCGACGGCGGGAGCGTGGACGCGCACGGCGTCTGCCTCGTGTACCGCGCGCACGTCGTCGGCGGCGCCCTGGCGGCGGAGGTCGACGGGTCCACCGACGCCGCCGCGTGGGTGCCGCTGGCGGACGTCGACGCGCTCGAGCGGGTCCCGCTGGTCGACGTCGCCCGCCGGATGGCCGGGCTGCCCCTGCCGCACCCGCCCGTCCCGGTGCGTGACCCCGCCGACCCGGCGCCCCTCGACCGCGTCGCCGCAGCCGCGATGTGGGCGGACTACGTCGCCGCGCACCCCGGTGTCGCCGGCGACGAGTACGTCGTCGACCGGTTCGGCGACTCCGCCGCGCTGTCCGACGCGCTGCTCGAGGTCGTCCTCGCGGGGCGCAAGCGCGCGACGGCCGACCTCGTCGCGGAGTTCGCGGCCCGGGGGGAGCCGCTGCCGCGCATCGGGTCCCACTGGGTCGTGTGCGACGGTGCGGGCCGCCCGCGGCTCGTGCTGCGCAGCACCGACCTGCGGATCGCGACGTTCGGCGCGGTCGACGAGCGGTTCGCGTACGACGAGGGCGAGGACGACCGCACGCTGGACTCGTGGCGACGCGAGCACCGGCGCTACTGGCAGCGCACGTGCGCGGCCCGCGGTGCCGTGTGGAGCGAGGACGACGAGATCGTGCTGGAGCGCTTCGCCGTCGTCTGGCCGCCGGAGCACGCCGACGGGTGA
- a CDS encoding DUF742 domain-containing protein has translation MSEHVEYEARTVRPYAVTGGRVRSARSDLPLEALVEVMPGAVASTGLTPEKRAIIQHASAGYISVAELSALLHLPLGVVRILVSDLTDANYVRVHTSQPVEVNTGESPALSLSVLESVLNGISAL, from the coding sequence ATGAGCGAACACGTCGAGTACGAGGCCAGGACGGTCCGGCCCTACGCCGTGACCGGCGGTCGCGTGCGCTCGGCTCGCTCCGACCTGCCCCTCGAGGCGCTGGTCGAGGTCATGCCGGGTGCCGTGGCCAGCACGGGCCTGACGCCTGAGAAGCGCGCGATCATCCAGCACGCGTCGGCCGGGTACATCTCGGTCGCCGAGCTGTCGGCGCTCCTCCACCTGCCGCTCGGAGTGGTCCGGATCCTCGTGTCCGACCTCACCGACGCCAACTACGTGCGCGTGCACACCTCTCAGCCGGTCGAGGTCAACACCGGTGAGTCCCCCGCCCTGTCCCTGAGCGTGCTGGAGAGTGTTCTCAATGGCATTTCCGCCCTCTGA
- a CDS encoding collagen binding domain-containing protein yields MAAPAAVQEPAAGAAAPAAEPEPAAADATTAQEPAAPSEPAAGGDRAPAAQAAAVGTASLSGRVTDSTGAPLAGVQVHVGDAAPGDPAPETATDGTWRAEGLAAGSYQVRFTLLGETQPYALYWDGTPYGSWTASSPITLADGEERTDVGVTFVDNTVSGTVTGGGARVEGALVELYRSLVDDEPVQTVVTAQDGTWTARWLRPGTYTVRVVPPAGSGLASAWWQRSGNSYGSVSFMAGSPAQARSGVDVALVAGSTVTGRVVDATGTPVVGTQVGLWGRSGPFRFRLVDVATTDQAGTYVFGELEAESYTVGLAVPDPSFVVPEFLGGALDVRDARWTEVAADADVTLDDLVQREGGVVGGRIVGEDWANVGVWVDVVAEDGSVVTSVFAGEDRDDLDFATEALPPGAYRVRASVDGGSYWWAGGNSLATARVLDVRAGAIVDDVELVLDPAHLALPPAPAVDELTDADRGPLGPVAPTRPGGTVTLTGLTADLVVHVWLGSSPVSLGYHEVAADGTVQVTVPTATTPGAHRLVVTYAGGAVIGWADLTVLAEPLPGGSGTAGGTAGGGPVAGAATGTGAAAGAPRSGGLAATGLELAAGAGLAAVGIAAGAVLVALRRRGRTDA; encoded by the coding sequence GTGGCCGCCCCCGCCGCCGTCCAGGAGCCCGCCGCCGGCGCAGCGGCACCGGCCGCCGAGCCGGAGCCCGCTGCTGCGGACGCGACCACCGCCCAGGAGCCGGCCGCCCCGTCCGAGCCGGCCGCGGGTGGCGACCGCGCCCCCGCGGCGCAGGCCGCGGCGGTCGGCACGGCGTCCCTGTCCGGCCGCGTCACCGACAGCACGGGCGCGCCGCTCGCGGGCGTGCAGGTGCACGTCGGTGACGCTGCGCCCGGCGACCCCGCACCCGAGACCGCCACGGACGGCACGTGGCGCGCGGAGGGTCTCGCGGCGGGCAGCTACCAGGTGCGTTTCACCCTGCTCGGCGAGACGCAGCCGTACGCGCTCTACTGGGACGGCACGCCCTACGGTTCGTGGACCGCGTCGTCCCCGATCACCCTCGCCGACGGCGAGGAGCGCACCGACGTCGGCGTGACGTTCGTCGACAACACCGTGAGCGGCACCGTCACCGGTGGCGGCGCGCGCGTCGAGGGCGCCCTCGTCGAGCTCTACCGGTCCCTCGTCGACGACGAGCCCGTGCAGACGGTCGTGACGGCGCAGGACGGCACGTGGACGGCGCGCTGGCTGCGTCCCGGCACCTACACGGTGCGCGTGGTCCCGCCGGCGGGCTCGGGCCTCGCGTCGGCGTGGTGGCAGCGCTCGGGCAACTCGTACGGGTCCGTGAGCTTCATGGCGGGCAGTCCCGCGCAGGCGCGCAGCGGCGTCGACGTCGCCCTCGTCGCGGGGTCGACGGTGACCGGGCGGGTCGTCGACGCCACGGGCACCCCCGTCGTCGGCACGCAGGTGGGTCTGTGGGGCCGTTCGGGCCCGTTCCGCTTCCGGCTCGTCGACGTCGCCACCACGGACCAGGCGGGGACCTACGTCTTCGGCGAGCTGGAGGCCGAGAGCTACACCGTGGGCCTGGCGGTGCCGGACCCGTCGTTCGTCGTCCCCGAGTTCCTCGGCGGCGCGCTCGACGTGCGCGACGCGCGGTGGACCGAGGTCGCTGCCGACGCCGACGTGACGCTCGACGACCTCGTGCAGCGCGAGGGCGGGGTCGTCGGCGGCCGGATCGTCGGCGAGGACTGGGCGAACGTCGGGGTCTGGGTCGACGTCGTCGCGGAGGACGGCTCCGTGGTCACGTCGGTCTTCGCCGGCGAGGACAGGGACGACCTCGACTTCGCGACGGAGGCGCTGCCGCCGGGCGCGTACCGCGTGCGCGCCTCGGTCGACGGCGGGTCGTACTGGTGGGCCGGCGGGAACAGCCTCGCGACCGCGCGTGTCCTCGACGTGCGGGCCGGCGCGATCGTCGACGACGTCGAGCTGGTGCTCGACCCCGCGCACCTCGCGCTGCCGCCCGCCCCTGCGGTCGACGAGCTCACCGACGCGGACCGTGGACCGCTCGGCCCCGTCGCGCCGACCCGCCCGGGCGGGACGGTGACGCTCACGGGCCTGACGGCCGACCTCGTCGTGCACGTGTGGCTGGGATCCAGCCCGGTCAGCCTCGGCTACCACGAGGTCGCCGCCGACGGCACCGTGCAGGTGACCGTGCCGACGGCGACCACGCCGGGCGCCCACCGGCTGGTCGTGACCTACGCGGGCGGCGCGGTCATCGGCTGGGCGGACCTGACGGTCCTCGCCGAGCCCCTGCCGGGTGGGTCGGGTACCGCCGGCGGGACGGCCGGTGGCGGTCCCGTGGCCGGCGCGGCCACGGGCACCGGCGCCGCTGCGGGGGCGCCGCGCTCCGGCGGGTTGGCGGCCACCGGTCTCGAGCTCGCCGCCGGCGCGGGCCTGGCGGCGGTGGGCATCGCGGCCGGCGCCGTGCTCGTCGCCCTGCGCCGGCGCGGCCGAACGGACGCGTGA
- a CDS encoding SDR family NAD(P)-dependent oxidoreductase, which produces MTRIDLVGRTALVTGSTQGIGAAIAAGLARAGARVAVNGRSASSVESALDALRADVPEGAFVPASGDVTTDDGVAAVRDAVPHVDVLVNNLGIFEARPALEITDDEWRRFFEVNVLAAVRLTRAYLPGMTAQGWGRVLNVASDSAVVIPAEMIHYGMSKTALLAVSRGFAKEAAGTGVTVNSVIAGPTHTGGVEDFVYSLVDRDLPWDEAQREFMRRHRPQSLLQRLIEPEEIAHMVVYLASPLASATTGGALRVDGGYVDAILP; this is translated from the coding sequence ATGACGCGCATCGACCTGGTCGGACGCACCGCCCTCGTCACGGGCTCCACGCAGGGCATCGGGGCGGCGATCGCCGCCGGGCTGGCCCGCGCCGGTGCCCGCGTCGCGGTGAACGGGCGGTCGGCCTCCTCGGTGGAGTCGGCCCTGGACGCCCTGCGCGCCGACGTGCCGGAGGGCGCGTTCGTCCCCGCGTCGGGGGACGTGACGACGGACGACGGCGTGGCCGCGGTGCGCGACGCCGTGCCGCACGTGGACGTGCTCGTCAACAACCTCGGCATCTTCGAGGCGCGCCCGGCGCTCGAGATCACGGACGACGAGTGGCGGCGCTTCTTCGAGGTCAACGTGCTCGCGGCCGTGCGCCTCACCCGCGCCTACCTGCCGGGCATGACCGCGCAGGGCTGGGGCCGGGTGCTGAACGTGGCGAGCGACTCGGCGGTGGTGATCCCGGCCGAGATGATCCACTACGGGATGTCGAAGACCGCGCTGCTCGCGGTGTCGCGCGGCTTCGCCAAGGAGGCGGCGGGGACGGGCGTCACCGTGAACTCCGTCATCGCCGGGCCCACGCACACCGGGGGCGTGGAGGACTTCGTGTACTCGCTCGTCGACCGCGACCTGCCGTGGGACGAGGCGCAGCGCGAGTTCATGCGCCGGCACCGGCCGCAGTCGCTGCTGCAGCGCCTCATCGAGCCCGAGGAGATCGCGCACATGGTCGTCTACCTCGCCTCGCCGCTGGCGTCGGCGACCACGGGCGGCGCGCTGCGCGTCGACGGCGGGTACGTCGACGCGATCCTGCCCTGA
- a CDS encoding iron chaperone: MTDTRTDASETEKGAFSAEERAAMKERAAEVKKARRGSKADPEPEVLAKIAEMPEADRVLAEGIHALVKEHAPHLTPRTWYGMPAYAKDGKVLVFFQAAEKFGTRYATIGFNDVATLDDGTMWPVSYALTAMTDAERTRIGELLRRAAG, translated from the coding sequence ATGACCGACACCCGCACCGACGCGAGCGAGACCGAGAAGGGCGCGTTCAGCGCCGAGGAGCGCGCCGCGATGAAGGAGCGCGCCGCCGAGGTGAAGAAGGCCCGGCGCGGCAGCAAGGCGGACCCGGAGCCCGAGGTCCTCGCGAAGATCGCCGAGATGCCCGAGGCCGACCGCGTGCTCGCCGAGGGCATCCACGCGCTCGTCAAGGAGCACGCCCCGCACCTGACGCCGCGCACCTGGTACGGCATGCCGGCGTACGCCAAGGACGGCAAGGTCCTCGTGTTCTTCCAGGCGGCGGAGAAGTTCGGCACCCGCTACGCGACCATCGGCTTCAACGACGTCGCCACGCTGGACGACGGCACGATGTGGCCGGTCTCGTACGCCCTCACGGCGATGACGGACGCCGAGCGCACCCGCATCGGTGAGCTCCTGCGCCGCGCCGCGGGCTGA
- a CDS encoding NAD(P)/FAD-dependent oxidoreductase — protein MTRRGGTGGTQAHAPDDVVVVGASLAGLLAAAALARPGRRVTVVERDVLPDDPVARRGVPQGRQPHALLYRSLVAIEELLPGFGDELQAAGAIPVDTGRLAWLGELGWSPESSQFPVLSASRPLMEHVVRGRVCRLPGVTVQGGLRVAGLRRAGDPGGRARWSVEVEGGDALAADLVVDASGRSSRLPAWLAALGVPAADVEEVDAHLGYATRVVRLPVDAVGPAGVVIAQLPGSPGGITLPVEGGRWLVTAAGAGDQRPPRDPGAWRAFVGALRDPALAEVVDAGEPEGDVVVHRQTANVRHRYDRVRAWPGGLVVVGDALCAFDPVYGQGVAVAALEALALRDAARRDDLTTARGARRFLRRAVRVGALPWAIATGEDLRLPTSDGRVPPVAALASAWTRELARLGTHGDTLAQTTLAGVYHLMASPLTVYRPALVARVLRARLRGYGPPVPRPQVLRGAATRDAVG, from the coding sequence ATGACCCGCCGCGGGGGCACCGGGGGCACGCAGGCGCACGCGCCGGACGACGTGGTCGTCGTCGGCGCGAGCCTCGCGGGCCTGCTCGCCGCCGCTGCGCTCGCGCGGCCGGGGCGGCGGGTGACGGTCGTCGAGCGGGACGTCCTGCCGGACGACCCCGTCGCGCGCCGCGGCGTCCCGCAGGGGCGGCAGCCGCACGCGCTGCTCTACCGGTCGCTCGTCGCGATCGAGGAGCTGCTGCCCGGGTTCGGCGACGAGCTGCAGGCGGCGGGCGCGATCCCCGTCGACACGGGCCGGCTCGCGTGGCTCGGGGAGCTCGGCTGGTCGCCGGAGTCCTCGCAGTTCCCCGTGCTCTCGGCGTCGCGGCCGCTCATGGAGCACGTGGTGCGGGGGCGCGTTTGCCGGCTGCCCGGCGTGACGGTGCAAGGCGGCCTCCGCGTCGCGGGGCTGCGTCGCGCCGGGGACCCCGGCGGCCGTGCCCGGTGGTCCGTGGAGGTCGAGGGCGGTGACGCCCTGGCTGCCGACCTCGTCGTCGACGCGTCGGGGCGCTCGTCACGGCTGCCCGCGTGGCTCGCGGCGCTCGGCGTGCCGGCCGCCGACGTCGAGGAGGTCGACGCCCACCTCGGGTACGCGACGCGCGTCGTGCGGCTGCCCGTGGACGCGGTGGGCCCGGCGGGCGTCGTCATCGCGCAGCTGCCGGGCAGCCCCGGCGGCATCACGCTGCCGGTCGAGGGCGGGCGCTGGCTCGTCACGGCCGCCGGCGCGGGTGACCAGCGGCCGCCCCGCGACCCCGGTGCCTGGCGGGCGTTCGTCGGCGCGCTGCGCGACCCGGCGCTCGCCGAGGTCGTCGACGCGGGCGAGCCGGAGGGGGACGTCGTCGTCCACCGGCAGACCGCGAACGTGCGGCACCGGTACGACCGGGTGCGCGCGTGGCCGGGCGGGCTCGTCGTCGTCGGTGACGCCCTGTGCGCGTTCGACCCGGTGTACGGGCAGGGGGTGGCCGTCGCGGCGCTGGAGGCCCTGGCGCTGCGGGACGCGGCACGGCGCGACGACCTGACGACCGCGCGCGGTGCGCGGCGGTTCCTGCGTCGTGCCGTGCGCGTCGGCGCCCTCCCGTGGGCGATCGCGACGGGGGAGGACCTGCGCCTGCCGACGTCGGACGGACGGGTCCCGCCGGTCGCCGCCCTCGCGAGCGCCTGGACGCGCGAGCTCGCCCGGCTCGGCACGCACGGGGACACCCTGGCCCAGACGACGCTGGCCGGGGTCTACCACCTCATGGCCTCGCCGCTGACGGTGTACCGGCCCGCGCTGGTCGCGCGCGTCCTGCGGGCGCGGCTGCGCGGGTACGGGCCGCCGGTGCCGCGGCCGCAGGTGCTGCGCGGTGCCGCGACGCGCGACGCCGTCGGCTGA
- a CDS encoding right-handed parallel beta-helix repeat-containing protein has protein sequence MNVSSSVVATAFVVASAVLAPPAVAAPPPAPPALACGASVEGTVVLDRDLVCTTTPGLVLTLGATLDLGGHVLRGPGEGTALVVDAGAGTGPVSVVGGTVRGWAAGLQVHEAQATVRGVTFDGIAGSAVEGLHGAGVTLESSTVRRSGAGVNAWFFSGVTITGSRFLDNGTGVTAGSDSGLTVTGSVFEGNATAVLCDESYAEVRGTRLVRNTTAVHFDWCTSSRLHDSELVRNGVALRTTYPSVHRDESEGNQVFRNRFDRNDVAVDLRLNAHLQDNRFTRNGVGVRALTAGTLQEIGLIAMERNVLDRNGDAVVVDTKVRMRDNVATRSTGWGIHAPRAVDLGGNVAWGNGREPQCTGVVCAGRPRS, from the coding sequence GTGAACGTCTCGTCGTCCGTCGTCGCCACCGCGTTCGTCGTGGCGTCCGCCGTCCTCGCACCGCCGGCCGTCGCGGCGCCGCCGCCCGCGCCCCCGGCGCTCGCCTGCGGCGCGTCGGTCGAGGGGACCGTCGTCCTCGACCGCGACCTCGTCTGCACGACGACGCCGGGGCTCGTCCTGACCCTCGGCGCCACCCTGGACCTCGGCGGGCACGTGCTTCGCGGGCCCGGCGAGGGGACGGCGCTGGTGGTGGACGCCGGAGCGGGCACGGGGCCGGTCTCGGTCGTGGGCGGAACGGTGCGGGGGTGGGCGGCGGGGCTGCAGGTGCACGAGGCGCAGGCGACGGTGCGGGGCGTGACGTTCGACGGGATCGCCGGGTCCGCGGTGGAAGGGCTCCACGGGGCCGGCGTCACGCTCGAGTCCTCGACCGTCCGGCGCAGCGGTGCGGGCGTCAACGCCTGGTTCTTCAGCGGCGTGACGATCACCGGATCGCGGTTCCTCGACAACGGCACGGGTGTGACCGCCGGCTCCGACAGCGGCCTGACCGTGACCGGGTCGGTCTTCGAGGGCAACGCGACCGCCGTCCTGTGCGACGAGTCGTACGCCGAGGTGAGGGGCACGCGCCTGGTCCGCAACACCACGGCCGTCCACTTCGACTGGTGCACAAGCAGCCGGCTGCACGACAGCGAGCTGGTCCGCAACGGCGTGGCCCTGCGGACGACGTACCCGTCGGTGCACCGCGACGAGTCCGAGGGCAATCAGGTGTTCCGCAACCGGTTCGACCGGAACGACGTCGCGGTCGACCTCCGGCTCAACGCCCACCTCCAGGACAACCGCTTCACCCGCAACGGCGTCGGGGTGCGCGCGCTGACGGCCGGCACACTGCAGGAGATCGGACTCATCGCGATGGAGCGGAACGTGCTCGACCGCAACGGTGACGCCGTCGTCGTCGACACCAAGGTCCGCATGCGGGACAACGTCGCCACGCGCAGCACGGGGTGGGGCATCCACGCGCCCCGGGCGGTGGACCTCGGCGGCAACGTCGCGTGGGGCAACGGGCGCGAACCGCAGTGCACCGGCGTGGTGTGCGCGGGACGTCCCCGGTCCTGA
- a CDS encoding type II toxin-antitoxin system VapC family toxin: protein MPGRTVPSPRRVRATAYADGSALSRYLPGAPERRAWTAWAAPREAGLAVSVVSLVELRVTGALLGHDARVAALEAELRLGAVRLSDRAVEHAALLLDRLPPFAALHVGATRAEPGVRVLATYDGRTAAVAAELGLAVVTPGRPDGWWAS, encoded by the coding sequence GTGCCCGGCAGGACGGTCCCGTCCCCGCGCCGCGTCCGCGCCACCGCCTACGCCGACGGCTCTGCGCTGTCCCGCTACCTGCCGGGCGCGCCCGAGCGCAGGGCGTGGACGGCGTGGGCGGCTCCGCGCGAGGCGGGCCTGGCCGTCTCCGTCGTCTCCCTCGTCGAGCTGCGCGTCACGGGCGCCCTGCTCGGGCACGACGCACGGGTCGCCGCCCTGGAGGCCGAGCTCCGGCTCGGAGCGGTCCGCCTGTCCGACCGCGCGGTCGAGCACGCGGCGCTGCTGCTCGACCGGTTGCCGCCGTTCGCGGCTCTGCACGTCGGCGCCACGCGCGCCGAGCCCGGCGTGCGCGTCCTCGCGACGTACGACGGGAGGACGGCCGCGGTCGCCGCGGAGCTCGGCCTGGCCGTCGTCACGCCCGGCCGCCCGGACGGGTGGTGGGCGTCCTGA
- a CDS encoding alpha/beta hydrolase, which translates to MAAFPQWASVDVEDVTVDGPNGPVPARLYRPGGPDAAPVRAACVWVHGGAFVMGTLDMAESHAVGLALAHRGVGVLALDYRKALRGVRHPVPLEDVAAGWAWAREHADLLGVAADDLHLGGASAGGALVAGLTLRLRDRGEPLPRSLVLAYTAVHPGPVGPPEELARIRRVTGDAFADDFMAACCANYAGDAIGDPYAFAANGDPTGLPPTLVLTCELDVLRFSAEEWARVAAEAGVDVVLEDLPGARHGVLDQPTTPHGRAMTQRIGDWLLSHPDA; encoded by the coding sequence GTGGCGGCGTTCCCGCAGTGGGCGTCCGTCGACGTCGAGGACGTGACGGTCGACGGGCCGAACGGGCCCGTGCCGGCGCGGCTGTACCGGCCCGGCGGGCCCGACGCGGCACCCGTACGGGCGGCGTGCGTGTGGGTGCACGGCGGCGCGTTCGTGATGGGCACGCTCGACATGGCGGAGTCCCACGCCGTGGGGCTGGCGCTCGCCCACCGCGGCGTCGGGGTGCTGGCCCTCGACTACCGCAAGGCGCTGCGGGGTGTGCGGCACCCGGTGCCGCTCGAGGACGTCGCGGCGGGGTGGGCGTGGGCGAGGGAGCACGCCGACCTGCTGGGCGTCGCGGCGGACGACCTGCACCTCGGCGGTGCGTCCGCCGGTGGCGCGCTCGTCGCCGGGCTGACGCTGCGCCTGCGCGACCGCGGTGAGCCGCTGCCGCGCTCGCTGGTCCTCGCCTACACGGCGGTGCACCCGGGGCCCGTCGGCCCGCCGGAGGAGCTCGCCCGCATCCGCCGCGTGACCGGCGACGCCTTCGCGGACGACTTCATGGCCGCGTGCTGCGCCAACTACGCGGGCGACGCGATCGGCGACCCGTACGCGTTCGCGGCGAACGGCGACCCCACCGGGCTGCCGCCGACGCTCGTGCTCACGTGCGAGCTCGACGTGCTGCGGTTCTCGGCCGAGGAGTGGGCCCGGGTGGCGGCCGAGGCCGGCGTCGACGTCGTGCTGGAGGACCTGCCCGGCGCCCGGCACGGCGTCCTGGACCAGCCGACGACGCCGCACGGCCGCGCGATGACGCAGCGCATCGGCGACTGGCTCCTGTCGCACCCCGACGCCTGA
- a CDS encoding phosphotransferase family protein, producing MGVPPAAVAAALDALAPAVPGLVLDDWAPSVQGAVGHVVGVRDGRGRAFVLKLYAADATDRAATEIAALGRLAGRSQVPVPVPLALGRVGAADHLLMSRLPGVRWADRRDASTVATSAAVWRSAGEALRHVHAVRGERYGGLVGGAGWPDAWSAVRERARATLAEHVRLGGDPALARDVDAFVVAHRDALAACPGPVLCHRDVTGGNLLVDADDRPSGLVDWERAGWDDPLVDLAQTVRHVRGHRHDDVDALLDGYGDAGPRAAERLAVHEVLHAVRERAWVVHDRPAGWRRSAAGLDAFVARVVRG from the coding sequence GTGGGCGTCCCACCGGCCGCGGTCGCGGCGGCGCTCGACGCGCTCGCACCGGCGGTGCCCGGTCTCGTCCTCGACGACTGGGCGCCGTCGGTGCAGGGCGCGGTCGGGCACGTGGTCGGCGTGCGGGACGGCCGCGGGCGCGCGTTCGTGCTCAAGCTGTACGCGGCGGACGCCACGGACCGCGCGGCGACCGAGATCGCCGCGCTCGGGCGGCTCGCCGGCCGGTCGCAGGTGCCCGTGCCGGTCCCGCTCGCGCTCGGGCGCGTCGGCGCGGCCGACCACCTGCTCATGAGCCGGCTGCCGGGCGTGCGGTGGGCGGACCGGCGCGACGCGAGCACGGTCGCCACGTCGGCGGCGGTCTGGCGGTCCGCGGGCGAGGCGCTGCGCCACGTGCACGCCGTGCGTGGCGAGCGGTACGGCGGCCTCGTGGGCGGGGCGGGGTGGCCGGACGCGTGGTCCGCGGTGCGGGAGCGAGCGCGCGCGACGCTCGCGGAGCACGTCCGCCTCGGCGGCGATCCCGCTCTCGCCCGGGACGTCGACGCGTTCGTCGTCGCCCACCGCGACGCGCTGGCCGCCTGCCCCGGGCCCGTCCTGTGCCACCGCGACGTCACCGGCGGCAACCTGCTGGTCGACGCGGACGACCGGCCGTCGGGGCTCGTCGACTGGGAGCGCGCCGGGTGGGACGACCCGCTGGTCGACCTGGCGCAGACGGTCCGGCACGTGCGCGGCCACCGGCACGACGACGTCGACGCGCTGCTCGACGGGTACGGCGACGCCGGCCCGCGGGCCGCCGAGCGGCTGGCCGTCCACGAGGTGCTGCACGCCGTGCGCGAGCGCGCCTGGGTGGTGCACGACCGGCCGGCGGGCTGGCGGCGGTCGGCGGCCGGTCTCGACGCGTTCGTCGCGCGCGTCGTCCGCGGCTGA
- a CDS encoding roadblock/LC7 domain-containing protein, with protein sequence MTALSTEAANFGWLLDNFVRTVPGTRHTLVVSADGLLMAMSEQLDRTSGDQLAAIVSGMSSLTRGASRQLRAGEVRQAIIEMDNLFLFLMSVSNGSVLAVVAESTCDVGLIGYEMAMLVSRTEATLTPQLISEMRGQLPVDGATRAPVA encoded by the coding sequence GTGACCGCGCTCAGCACCGAGGCAGCCAACTTCGGCTGGCTCCTGGACAACTTCGTCCGGACCGTGCCCGGCACTCGCCACACGCTCGTGGTGTCGGCCGACGGTCTGCTCATGGCGATGTCCGAGCAGCTCGACCGCACCAGCGGCGACCAGCTCGCGGCGATCGTCTCGGGCATGTCGAGCCTGACCCGTGGCGCGTCCCGCCAGCTGCGTGCGGGGGAGGTGCGTCAGGCGATCATCGAGATGGACAACCTGTTCCTGTTCCTCATGAGCGTCTCGAACGGCTCCGTCCTCGCCGTGGTCGCGGAGTCGACCTGCGACGTCGGTCTCATCGGCTACGAGATGGCGATGCTCGTCTCGCGCACGGAGGCGACGCTGACCCCGCAGCTCATCTCCGAGATGCGCGGTCAGCTCCCCGTCGACGGCGCGACCCGGGCCCCGGTCGCCTGA